AAAAGCAGATGCTCCCATTTGCTGGTGCCAGATTATCTGGTCCATAACCATCTTGTGCCCGAGATGGATTTTTCCGGAGGGCATAAACCCATCCATTACGGAAAATGGGGCACCTGTCCTCATGGCCTCTGCAATCTGCTCGTAATCACGGTGCCCGAAGATGACCCTTCTCCGCATATACGTGCTGGGGGAAGGAACTTCCGGAAGAATCTCATCAAAAGGAGAAATCCCGAATTCTTCGAATAACTTGGAATAGTCAGCAATGTCGCTTGAACTCCAGGGGTCAAGTGTATTAGTCATTAAAATCCCTCATTACTGCCGTCTCATGAAGAAAAATCTTCAGAAAACAGCCTTTTCTTGCTGAAAACAATTAAAGGTATGACACAGTTACAACTAATCTGTTCTTTAAAAATATCTGCTTATATGTAAATGTTTATCTCCAGGTAGGCAATTTCAGGCTGATATCGGCGCTCCAATGGCAATCTGCTTTCAATTTTTTTGGCTTACACTGTCCAGCTGAAAAAACTAAAAGGAAACTAAATGTTCCAGAGAGAAAGCGGTAAAGAGATAACGACAGATTATTCAATTTCATCTTATATAGACTTTCTCAAAAGGATAAGGCAGTTTTGCTCCTTCAGGAATTCTGTCGACAAACTCCAGAAATTCCGGGTCATGCATAGGACTCAAGCTTTTCTGTTTCTGGAAGTAAGGGTAACTCCGAATTTTCTGCCAGGCATCTTTTAAGGATTCTTCTTTTATATTTCCGAAACTGAAAGGCGGATAAGGACCGGGTTTTACGTCTCCATCTGCCGTTATATGCATCCAGCGCCTGCCTTCCATTGCGCCCAGCATCTGTCCTTCAAAGTAAGTATTCGCAAACATACGTGGGCCGCTCGAACTGGCGTTTATTCTTTGATACATATCAAGAATGGCTTTTCTGTCTTTATCTGTAATTACAGGTTCCTTACTACTTTTTGGCATTGCTTCCCATACAGAAAATTCATGGACTCCAAGTTGCGATGCAAGTGAGTAAAGAGCAAACAGCTCCTCAAGGTTTGAGGGAGAAACATGTGTTGTCATCACAACCATGAGCCCGGCTTCAAGTGCAAGTTTTATTGCAGAGACTGCTCTATCATATGCTCCTTTGGATTTTCGGACAGCATCATGTTTCTCAGGGTCAGTGGAGTAAATCCCCACCATAAGGGAATGGAGCCCTGCTTCTTTCAGGC
This region of Methanosarcina flavescens genomic DNA includes:
- a CDS encoding radical SAM protein, which translates into the protein MTSEKKDSSEVSLKDIPAKERTIEILSMPGLSVNLRQAGESLEFSASGTLKAACSPILKKINSRLKEEKLAIMEEDKVIPSAWLPPIPGPVFKRLIFAEMQIALGRYIPETVSIELTRQNSSKYSLGTVVDELDANTVKRIIDEALEYGTFILTFTENDPLLRGEVFELIRYVDKKRAIVNCSTWGTDFTKETAFRLKEAGLHSLMVGIYSTDPEKHDAVRKSKGAYDRAVSAIKLALEAGLMVVMTTHVSPSNLEELFALYSLASQLGVHEFSVWEAMPKSSKEPVITDKDRKAILDMYQRINASSSGPRMFANTYFEGQMLGAMEGRRWMHITADGDVKPGPYPPFSFGNIKEESLKDAWQKIRSYPYFQKQKSLSPMHDPEFLEFVDRIPEGAKLPYPFEKVYIR